The window gACTGgagagaggtgaaagggggggagagaggggagcaagTCTGTAGCTGCGGGCTATGTGCTCAGTATGTTCCCAGAGTACacagagagacgcgcacacagccccgatccagccaatgacgccccctcccttaatagccacgccccTGCTCTAACATTATGCAGGACAGCCGATCGCTcatgttggtgatgtcaccgctctcaagcatgagcgcgctcagcggcagcgtggccgcagcctaaagtAAATAGAGAGTCTTGTATTGTGCTTTTGGAGAAGTAACGGTCTGCTGCTCGGCCGGGGCGTTCTGCTGGTCGCAGGGCGGTCTGCTCGCTAACGATTCTCCTCGTACTCTCTTGCAGAAATGCTGCTCACACAGTTACACAGATGCACACCCCGAGGTCAGAAGGTGAGCAGCTGTGGGAACATGTAACCTTGGACAAGTCTTTCTGGGACTCGGGTAACAGAATGCCCTGTGTGGTCAGATTCATTGTGTCCATATAATACTCTCAAAGTGATTACATTGTTCTAGTTTACCTGGGAATCCCTCTGGCAGGTGGCACAGTGCCCCCTTGTGGATGTACAACTTGTTAGTGTCCCTGCGTGGTTCTGTTGGACGGCCTGGGAACGGGTCGGTCATTCCCAGTTCTGCACATGCATATATCACTGTGTGTCCTCTCCTAGAAGCAGCTGGGATTGTTTCCACTCTTTATTATATACTCTTTGGCACTATGCAGTCATACTCAGTACTGCTTGTGCTGCGTGTGCAATGCTACTGCCTCACTCTCTGATTTCTCTGCCCTTGTAGCTGGCTACCGCCTGGTTTCTGCCGGTTGGTGCCAGGGCATGGATATGTGCAGCCACTTCTCTTGCCGAGAATCCCCCAAGAGACATCTTCCGGACAAGCGAGACAGCCCCAGTGAGTTACTGTTGGTGATACCATCACATGAAATACCTACAGTGACAGAGCCCTAAGTGTGGGTAGGGTGTGCTGCTGGGCGTGACTGGGGGGTAATATATACAGAGAAGCCCTAACTGTGGGGGAGGTACAGTGACCGAGGGGAGGCGCAATGACAGAGCCCTAAGTGTGGGCGCCTTTTTCACtgcgcctctccctccccctcggtCACTGCGCCTgcggatcaatatactgtaagtacggatataggataaagtatctgttgtctaaatttgtgAGGAAACTCacatgttgtctaaatttagcataggttgaacttgatgggcgtatgtctgtatttcaacctcatctactatgtaactatgtaactatgtaagaatgtaactatgtaactatgtaagaatgATGCAGGTCTTCTCTGTGACTGCAGGGGaagcacacagagcagcatgaggggCAACACTACACCATCCCAGGGCCGGAGGTGAGGGCAATCTTCCCCCAAGGCCTGCCACGCCGCTTCCAGCTGCAGGTGAGTctctgagggaggtgggggggggggggtttcctcATCCCTTCAACGCTATCTTGTTAATGGCAGTTTCTCCCGCAGAGTAAGACCTTCAATGAAACCTGTCTGATGGTTCGTAAACCAGCCCTGGAAATCATCAGTTACCTGAGTAGCACCAACTGGTCCCAGCCGGCCGTGCGCTATGTTCTCTGTATCCTTTGCCTGGTCCGGGTTATTAGATGTCTCCTCACACAGCCGTGGCTGGGCGGGACGTGGCATCTGTGTAAGGAGGAGCGGTGCCTCACACAGCAGTGGCTTGGCGGGACGTGGCATCTGTGTAAGGAGGAGCGGTGCCTCACACAGCAGTGGCTGGGCGGGACGTGGCATCTGTGTAAGGAGGAGCGGTGCCTCACACAGCAGTGGCTGGGCGGGACGTGGCATCTGTGTAAGGAGGAGCGGTGCCTCACAGCCGTGGCTGGTCATGAAGTGGCACCTATGTAAGGTGGAGCGGTGCCTCACAGCTGTGGCTGGGCATGACGTGGCATCTGTAAGGAGAAGCGGTGCCTCACAGAGCCGTGGCTGGGCATGACGTGGCATCTGTGTAAGGAGGAGCGGTGCctcacacagtgcacacacatttCTCTGGCTCCTGTGAGGTAACGCAGATAACCTGTAAAAGCCTGCACACAAACTCAGCCCAATAAGTAACCCCTTCCagtctggcagtgaaggggttcacATCCCAGAATCCTCCCCTTCAGCCGCACTTGGCATGTTCTGTGTCACTAAATGCAGAAGCTTTTCCTTAAGTCTGCACCTTAGATGGGAAGAAGGGCACAGGCAAAAGTGTGACATTGTGCCATGTGCTGCATTACTGTTACACGCAGGGCTGGCTCCTGCTGCATGTCCCTGATGGTAAGTTATGGAAGCCTGCTCAGGAGCGTCTATGCAGTCGCTCATTCTGTATTCACTGCACACAAGAAGTGTAGGTAACGGTGAACATGCAGTGACAGAACAGCGGACTCTGATCCGCAGGGGGCACGCGCAGCTCTGATCCGCAGGGGGCACGCAGTGCAGGGGCTCTGATCAGCAGGGGGCGCGCGCAGTGCAGGGGCTCTGATCAGCAGGGGGCGCGCGCAGTGCAGGGGCTCTGATCAGCAGGGGGCGCGCGCAATGCAGGGGCTCTGATCCGCAAGGGGCCCGTGCGGCTCTGATCCGCAGGGGGCGTGCGCGGTGCAGCGACTCTGATCCGCAGGGGGCGCGCAGTGCAGGGGCTACGAACCGCAGGGTCCGATATGTCCCATAGCATGGGGGCTTTGTAGGAAATCTGCCCATGTGGAACGTTTCTCCTGGGTTTACTTCCAGCTCACATTCTGGTGAAGAACTGCAAGGAGCTTATACCTTCCTCTTATAACAAGGACCGATTCGACCAGCCCCTGGAAGCCTCCACGTGGCTGAAGAATTTCAGAACCTCCAACGAAAATTTCCTGAGACAGGTGGGTCCGTGGAAGATTTTCTCTGAGGAGCCGTGGGGGACAGGTCACAAGTTacacttataaacttcatagttgctagaatgagcaggattagAGTGCCAcgcaatgcacatcttgccacatgtatgtgcacttggagcagctgttccagggagcgTACCAGTGTgagagcaggtggtctctttagagtcagagattgctgatctgaagaggaaacttgcaacattgagggacattgacaatcttgaaaggggtttagtgctcactgagcaggcccttgctggTTCTAGTGATGCAGAtggtggagctgtgagtgaggagcaggtaggtagctgggtaacagttagaaggggaagcagagggaaGAGGAAGatgcaggccagttctgagccgactcatcccaatagatttgccatatttgagtgaagatattggcgGTGTCAGGGCaaaaatggcaaggctgggggaaactgattcctctagcagccaggggaatagttcctccagcacagggacggattgcacctcaatgaagagggatcttctgtgctaggggggagaatgttaaaaaggttggaggagattttaaactagatggaggggggagggtaatgaaacagataactaaaaagaatagatgaggaaacaaggggttatggaggtagaatggggacaagtgcgagtttgacaacagtgagacacccatagtaaatacagataatactagaaaacttctaaagactaaaccaagtgggcgcagaaaggaaatggaagataagataatagtacaggctgaaaaaaaaacttaaatgcatgcttgctaatgcaagaagcctgacagatggAGGagattgaattaatagctgcaagggagcagtatgatatcataggcattaccgaaacatggtgggatgaaactcgtgAATGGGCaatggatagaaattagcagtggaggtaaaagtataaagaaaatgtttgtagggatatgctataaaccaccaaatacctgtgagattgaggaagctaaaatacttttgcaaatggagaaggcatcaaaattaggtaatgtttgcataatgggtgattttaattatccagacatagactggggcaatgagattagcattacagcaaaaagaaacaggtttttgggggtgcttaaagacaattatatgacccaaattattgaggaaccaaccaggagaggggcaatactggatttggtaatatcaaacaatgtagaagtaatagcaaatattcacgtcctggaacatttgggtaacagtgatcataacatggtctcatttgaaataaatgatcaaaaaaacagattacttgggttcaacaaagaccttaaactttttagaaaggcagattttaataaactgagtaacacacattcccagctagcttaaactcccacacccaccacatcatgaatatatatttatgtcaaaaagagttctactgggcgtggcaaatgtatacaacaaaagacgggtgcccaatgctacatccatttGACAACATTTTTccattaattttggttataccttgacatggtatgcaggcttatgacgctttggccaaagggtttaactaaataaccaagtcaaTTTTATTataattgaagtatttaaactttatacttattactttgttTTGTCAAATGGATGTATCATTGGgcaccctgtcttttgttgtttaatacaggggggcgcaaacttttttccctgcgcccccctggcggctgtcccctcgctcccgcgccccccccccccaaccccaacttacccgcgctccggcgtaatgacgtcacgttgccatagcaacgtgacgtcacatgacctcgcagcgtcattttgacgccgcgttgccatggcgccgcagggaggaagccgccggagccacggtaagttaggtttacagaggccctgcagctcccccggcacttaatttaagtgccttcgggaagcgcgcggggcctctgtaaaccccgcgccccccgtcggcattgtcgcgccccccctgggggtcgcgccccacagtttgcgcaccgctggtttaatAAACTGATGACTtctctacaagtaatacattgggatgatgtttttgcagggaaaaatgtagaagataaatggtcagtctttaaaacattgttagaaaagcacacttatcagtgtatacccttgggtaataagtataaaagaaataagtcaaaaccaatgtggcaaaataaacaggtaggggaggaaatggacaagaagaggcaggcgttataagaaatgtaacaaaaattgcaaaaaggcaatcaaattagcaaaaatggataatgaaaaaaggattgcaatagaaagtaagaacaaccctaaaaagttatttaagtacctttaataacaaaaaaaatgagaaaagaaaatataggaccctttcagtgtgggatggggaggcagattattggagataaggaaaaagcagaggtattaaacaaattctttgcctctgtgtttaccagagaagaatcaatttcaattgtagtgccgcaggaggaagccacaacctccatattaatgaacatttggctaactgaggaagaagttcatagacagcttgaaaaaatgaaagtaaataaggcccttggccccgatggcatacatccaagagttctcacggagttaagttcagtaatagccaaaccattacatttaatattcaaggactccatttccacaggctcagtaccacacgattggcgtaaagcagatgtggtgcctatatttaaaaagggagctagatcacaaacgtggaattacagacctgtaagcctgacttcaatagtggggaagctacttgaaggtttaatacgggataatattcgggaatacctaatggaaaacaaaattattagtaataatcagcatggatttatgaaggatagatcatgccaaactatccttatttgtttctttgaggcggtaagtaggcatttaaaccagggtaatgcagttgatttggtctacttagattttgcaaaggcttttgatacggtaccacacgaggttagtgtacaaaataaaactaattggactcagtaaaaatatatgcacctggattgaaaactggttgaaggacagacaacagagggttgtcataaatggaacattttcaggttgggctagggtcgtgagtggagtacctcagggatcggtactgggacccctgctttttaacttgtttattaataaccaTAGGTTGCCATGGAaagcaaaatctccatctttgctgatgacactaaattgtgtaaggtaatagaatcagagcaggatgtcatttctctccagaaggacgtggagagactgaaaacttgggcaggtaaatggcagatgagatttaatacagataaatgtaaggttaagcatttgggaagcaagaataaacaggtgacgtacaaattaaatggggataaattgggggaatcctcgaagaaggatttaggagtgcttgtagatatcAGGCTTAGCAATGATGCCCAATCAGGCAGTAGctgtaaaggcaaacaagatcttatcttgcattaaacgggcaatggctggaagggaagtaaacataattatgcccctttacaaagcattagtaagacgacaccttgaatatggagtacaattttgggcgtcactccttagaaaatacattatggaactagagagagtgcagagaaaagccacaaattaataaaggggatggacaattgtaacttatgaggagaggctggctaaattagatttattcacattagaaaagagtcgtctaagaggggatataactatatacaaatataatcggggacagtacaaggagctttcaaaagaactattcattccaagggcagtacaaaggactcaggggcatcccttaaggttggaggaaaggagatttcaccagcaacaaaggaaagggttctttacagtaagggcagttacagtgtgggattcattacccatggagactgtgatggcagatacaatggatttgttcaaaaaaaggttggacatctttttagaaaggaaaggtatacagagatataccaaataagtaaacatgggaaggatgctgacccagggagtaatctgatagccgattcttggagtcaggaaggaatttatgtttcccctaggagatatcattggatgatatttcacaggtgggggggggggggggtggtgtttaCCTTTCTCTAGatcaatatacaggcataccccgctttaagtacactcactttaagtacactcgcgagtaagtacatatcgcccaataggcaaacggcagctcacgcatgcgcctgtcatcacgtcctgaacagcaataccggctccctacttgtaccgaagctgtgcgcaagcggggagactatagagcctgttacaaatgcgttatttacatcagttatgcacgtatataacgattgcagtacagtacatgcatctataagtgggaaaaggtagtgcttcactttaagtacattttcgctttacatacatgctccggtcccattgcgtacgttaatgcggggtatgcctgtactgtaagtatagatataggctaAAGTacctgtctaaatttagcatactgtaggctGAACTTCATGGACACACgtctttattcaacctcatcGACTATGTAACACTGTATGAGATCAGTGTCATGTGGAGCAGGGATGAGTGTCTGTATGCCTGAGAGGGTGTGCAACAAAGAGAGACAGCGATATATAGATATTATGCAGAACACCCGCAGCGCACCTCTGCCATTGGCATCGCAATACTAGTACGAGGGC is drawn from Ascaphus truei isolate aAscTru1 chromosome 7, aAscTru1.hap1, whole genome shotgun sequence and contains these coding sequences:
- the DAP3 gene encoding small ribosomal subunit protein mS29 isoform X1; amino-acid sequence: MLLTQLHRCTPRGQKLATAWFLPVGARAWICAATSLAENPPRDIFRTSETAPGKHTEQHEGQHYTIPGPEVRAIFPQGLPRRFQLQFLPQSKTFNETCLMVRKPALEIISYLSSTNWSQPAVRYVLYGKKGTGKSVTLCHVLHYCYTQGWLLLHVPDAHILVKNCKELIPSSYNKDRFDQPLEASTWLKNFRTSNENFLRQIQTQQRYVWSKREATEEGRPLGEVVDQGLTRAKSASDVVGVVLKELKRQSCGGSYRLLVSVDGVNALWGKTTIRKEDKSLVSPEELTLVHNLRKMVKNDWAGGAIVLSVTQTGSLFQPSSAYLPQEMIGKDGFDALDPFVPIQVPNYNEKEFESCYQYYLERNWIQHEKARTEEGKRELLFLSSSNPRELEKICAFL
- the DAP3 gene encoding small ribosomal subunit protein mS29 isoform X2; the encoded protein is MLLTQLHRCTPRGQKLATAWFLPVGARAWICAATSLAENPPRDIFRTSETAPGKHTEQHEGQHYTIPGPEVRAIFPQGLPRRFQLQSKTFNETCLMVRKPALEIISYLSSTNWSQPAVRYVLYGKKGTGKSVTLCHVLHYCYTQGWLLLHVPDAHILVKNCKELIPSSYNKDRFDQPLEASTWLKNFRTSNENFLRQIQTQQRYVWSKREATEEGRPLGEVVDQGLTRAKSASDVVGVVLKELKRQSCGGSYRLLVSVDGVNALWGKTTIRKEDKSLVSPEELTLVHNLRKMVKNDWAGGAIVLSVTQTGSLFQPSSAYLPQEMIGKDGFDALDPFVPIQVPNYNEKEFESCYQYYLERNWIQHEKARTEEGKRELLFLSSSNPRELEKICAFL